Proteins encoded together in one Eubalaena glacialis isolate mEubGla1 chromosome 7, mEubGla1.1.hap2.+ XY, whole genome shotgun sequence window:
- the LOC133095247 gene encoding ATP synthase subunit f, mitochondrial-like yields MASVIPLKEEKLLDVKIGELPSWILMQDLTPKGIAGAFQRSYYQYYNKYVSVKKGSFAGLSMVLAAYMLFNYRCSYKEFKHKRPRKYH; encoded by the coding sequence ATGGCATCAGTCATACCACTGAAGGAAGAGAAGCTCCTGGATGTCAAAATAGGGGAGCTGCCAAGCTGGATACTGATGCAGGATCTCACCCCTAAAGGCATTGCTGGAGCATTTCAAAGAAGTTACTACCAGTATTACAATAAGTATGTCAGTGTAAAGAAAGGGAGCTTCGCTGGGCTTTCTATGGTGCTGGCAGCTTACATGCTTTTCAACTACCGCTGTTCTTACAAGGAGTTCAAACACAAGCGGCCACGCAAGTACCATTGA